Proteins encoded by one window of Rhodamnia argentea isolate NSW1041297 unplaced genomic scaffold, ASM2092103v1 Rarg_v2.62, whole genome shotgun sequence:
- the LOC125313506 gene encoding NADH-ubiquinone oxidoreductase chain 4-like, which produces MRAGESSAEGSGYLLELRPTTTGQFRFGATPYSTIIIGVWGSRQRKIKAAYQFFLYTLLGSVFMLLAILLILLQTGTTDLQISLTTEFSERRQIFLWIASFASFAVKVPMVPVHIWLPEAHVEAPTAGSVILAGILLKLGTYGFLRFSIPMFPEATLCSTPFIYTPSAIAIIYTSLTTSRQIDLKKIIAYSSVAHMNLVTIGMFSRAAAVRSPILSYGHTRPKHVCRACDPSTY; this is translated from the exons ATGCGGGCAGGGGAGAGCTCGGCAGAAG GGAGTGGCTACCTACTGGAGCTTCGACCAACCACCACCGGTCAATTCCGCTTTGGGGCCACCCCTTACTCTACCATTATTATAGGGGTATGGGGTTCGAGACAAAGAAAGATCAAGGCAGCATATCAGTTTTTCCTTTATACTTTACTTGGATCTGTTTTTATGCTATTAGCTATTCTGTTGATTCTTCTCCAAACAGGAACCACCGATTTACAAATATCATTAACCACAGAATTTAGTGAGCGGCGCCAAATCTTTCTATGGATTGCTTCTTTCGCCTCTTTCGCCGTCAAAGTGCCTATGGTACCAGTTCATATTTGGTTACCCGAAGCTCATGTAGAGGCACCTACGGCAGGATCCGTCATCTTGGCAGgaattcttttaaaattggGAACCTACGGgtttttaagattttcaataCCCATGTTTCCCGAAGCGACACTTTGTTCCACTCCTTTCATTTATACTCCAAGCGCGATTGCTATAATATATACTTCCTTGACCACTTCAAGACAGATCGATCTTAAGAAGATCATTGCTTACTCCTCAGTAGCCCATATGAATCTGGTGACTATTGGTATGTTTAGTCGGGCGGCGGCCGTTAGGTCACCTATTTTGAGTTATGGACACACAAGGCCAAAACATGTGTGCCGGGCGTGCGACCCATCAACCTACTAG